Proteins from a single region of Natronocella acetinitrilica:
- a CDS encoding G8 domain-containing protein produces MQRPVLSVSAILLGVLTVLLAGCLSGGGSSGGSSGGNNSNTPVVTTTPEGVYTTHYTGPGQLSFSWRRDETEDDGELSLVVNGSTIATTRDARDWEERQYILPAGQVEVSWVHRGGGWIVDEQIQAQVDTANEPLARLQAPTFIEGQTTAPPQEIPTNAVYWSQQFSSAGPDDPVMIHEGMTVVMDEPSVTVRSLMIHGTLLFQDQDTHLQTDWIHVHGPAAHLQIGTSERPLGADIRITVTDPRRVYREIVSLDREATGSSNGQILWHVARDGSKTDKLDFGNYKGLMVMDGATLSIYGQSAMKRSWTQLAVPAEPGDTTLELVNHTGWAPGDRIALAPTGYIAEEAESFTVAAVDGRLVTLAEPVQHYHAATVRAYDDIDGAERLLDMRAEVGLISRNIVIEGDEASEEHRYGAHTMFMYPSTVNISGLEMRRCGQMGSQGRYCSHWHRPYVDNMEAIYEKPEFLDLWERTWANASLPHPPGALPDTNAQRRHWYMDGANGRNVYVHATPEDRATLDRLLIDSVDASGDYIRNSSVHSSFQRAVNLHGVAGVVVDNNVAYDISNHAFVFAEDGSEFGNTMTGNLAILVRNVLERQNMAFLGHPIVPADNLNNTNAACFEGSRPLSLPQTPSCQEEDRTGAFWGENPFNTLRNNVAAGVADRGNGYFYSAAFTSRAVWDEDRGLYRMGRTMKGDNWQERPVIAPAPMIFENNRAHTISMENAEVERGYADANVYPPQATALGFFFRQFRHRNSPSAPDVTLRGIQGYGFQDHGIWIENRQVVEDCVLAAAYKRLVIPHGGGSDLGIDNCVLVGDTGDAFLEQEYYGYLRDRWYLAYAPNFGRSPDSFRPFMRNTIIYNHGGGLLLESGEARAITSNIREVD; encoded by the coding sequence ATGCAGCGTCCAGTCCTGTCCGTCTCAGCCATCCTGCTTGGTGTTCTCACCGTGCTGCTTGCCGGCTGCCTCTCCGGAGGCGGTTCCAGCGGCGGGTCGAGCGGTGGCAACAACAGCAATACCCCGGTGGTAACCACCACCCCCGAAGGCGTCTACACCACGCACTACACCGGACCCGGTCAGCTGTCCTTCTCGTGGCGTCGCGACGAAACCGAAGACGACGGCGAACTCAGCCTGGTGGTGAACGGTTCCACCATCGCCACAACCCGGGACGCGCGGGATTGGGAGGAACGCCAGTACATCCTGCCTGCCGGGCAGGTGGAGGTCTCCTGGGTACATCGGGGTGGCGGCTGGATCGTAGACGAACAGATCCAGGCGCAGGTCGACACGGCCAACGAGCCGCTGGCCAGGCTCCAGGCGCCCACGTTTATCGAGGGGCAAACCACCGCGCCGCCGCAGGAAATCCCAACGAACGCGGTCTATTGGTCGCAGCAGTTCTCCTCCGCAGGTCCCGATGATCCGGTCATGATCCATGAGGGCATGACAGTGGTCATGGATGAACCCTCGGTGACGGTTCGCTCGCTCATGATTCATGGAACGCTGCTGTTTCAGGATCAGGACACCCATCTGCAAACCGACTGGATCCATGTCCATGGCCCTGCAGCACACCTGCAGATCGGCACTTCGGAGCGTCCCCTGGGCGCCGATATCCGCATCACCGTCACCGATCCTCGCCGTGTCTATCGGGAAATAGTCTCTCTGGACCGCGAGGCCACGGGCAGCAGCAACGGCCAGATTCTCTGGCACGTGGCAAGGGATGGCTCGAAAACGGACAAGCTGGACTTCGGCAACTACAAGGGGCTGATGGTGATGGATGGAGCCACCCTCTCTATCTATGGGCAAAGCGCCATGAAGCGCAGCTGGACACAACTGGCGGTGCCCGCGGAGCCCGGCGATACCACACTGGAACTCGTCAATCACACCGGATGGGCACCGGGGGACAGGATTGCCCTGGCGCCTACCGGCTACATCGCCGAGGAGGCGGAGAGCTTCACCGTGGCGGCGGTGGACGGGCGTCTTGTGACGCTGGCAGAACCGGTGCAGCACTACCACGCGGCGACGGTCCGCGCCTACGACGACATCGACGGGGCCGAGCGTCTGCTGGACATGCGCGCCGAGGTGGGTCTCATCTCGCGCAATATTGTCATCGAGGGAGACGAGGCCTCCGAAGAGCATCGTTATGGCGCCCACACCATGTTCATGTATCCCTCAACGGTGAACATATCCGGGCTGGAAATGCGCCGCTGCGGCCAGATGGGCAGCCAGGGGCGCTACTGTTCCCACTGGCATCGGCCCTACGTGGATAACATGGAGGCAATCTACGAGAAGCCCGAATTTCTCGATCTGTGGGAGCGCACCTGGGCCAATGCCAGCCTACCCCATCCACCCGGCGCCTTGCCCGATACCAACGCACAGCGCCGGCACTGGTACATGGATGGCGCCAATGGCCGCAACGTCTACGTTCACGCCACGCCCGAGGATCGCGCCACCCTTGATCGGCTGCTGATCGACTCGGTGGATGCCAGCGGCGACTACATTCGCAACAGCTCGGTGCACAGCTCGTTCCAGCGTGCCGTCAATCTTCACGGCGTGGCGGGTGTGGTGGTGGACAACAACGTGGCCTACGACATCAGCAACCACGCCTTCGTCTTCGCCGAGGATGGCAGCGAGTTCGGCAACACCATGACCGGCAACCTGGCCATCCTGGTGCGCAACGTACTGGAGCGGCAGAACATGGCGTTCCTCGGCCACCCCATCGTCCCCGCAGACAATCTCAATAACACCAACGCCGCCTGCTTCGAGGGCAGCCGGCCATTGAGCCTGCCGCAGACACCCTCCTGCCAGGAAGAGGACCGCACCGGTGCGTTCTGGGGTGAAAACCCCTTCAACACCCTGCGCAACAATGTGGCCGCCGGTGTCGCCGACCGGGGCAATGGCTACTTCTACAGCGCCGCCTTCACCAGCCGTGCCGTCTGGGACGAAGACCGCGGCCTCTACCGCATGGGCCGCACCATGAAGGGCGACAACTGGCAGGAGCGCCCGGTGATCGCGCCGGCGCCGATGATCTTCGAGAACAACCGGGCGCACACCATTTCCATGGAAAACGCCGAGGTGGAGCGTGGTTATGCGGACGCCAACGTGTATCCGCCCCAGGCCACCGCACTGGGCTTTTTCTTCCGCCAGTTCCGGCATCGTAACTCCCCCTCGGCGCCGGATGTCACGCTGCGGGGCATACAGGGTTACGGCTTCCAGGATCACGGGATCTGGATCGAGAACCGCCAGGTGGTGGAAGACTGCGTACTCGCGGCAGCCTACAAGCGACTCGTTATCCCCCACGGCGGTGGCAGCGATCTCGGTATCGACAACTGTGTGCTGGTGGGCGACACCGGGGATGCGTTCCTGGAACAGGAATATTATGGCTATCTGCGTGACCGCTGGTACCTGGCCTACGCGCCCAACTTCGGTCGCTCGCCGGACTCGTTTCGTCCGTTCATGCGCAACACCATCATCTACAACCATGGCGGTGGGCTGCTGCTGGAGAGCGGCGAGGCCCGGGCAATCACCAGCAACATCCGTGAAGTTGACTGA
- a CDS encoding NAD(P)(+) transhydrogenase (Re/Si-specific) subunit beta: MHFLIQLSYFLAAVLFIVGLKGMSTPVTARQGIIWAGVGMLVAVFITFFHPEIHGVTNFVLIIIAIAIGGGLAWKTAQTVQMTEMPQMVALYNGMGGGSAGAIAAVYLLAAQRNLLDTGQNAIYQYMGADVAFLAVLGGLIGSVAFSGSLVAWAKLDGRMKRNSLVPQQQLVNIILFAAMVMAGIWVFMSGGVFPIFVFFALALLFGVFMAVPIGGADMPVVISLFNALTGLAVGFKGYVLGNPALIIAGTVVGAAGMLLTHLMAKAMNRPIHNVLFSGFGTTGDSGGEGPEGEMKEVGAEDAGYMLAYAESVVIVPGYGMAVAQAQHKIWELVQLLQERGVDVKFAIHPVAGRMPGHMNVLLAEAGVPYDLIFDMEEINEDFKTTDVAVVIGANDVVNPAAKNDESSPIYGMPILNVDEAENVLVIKRGRGTGFSGVENNLFFEENTRMVFGDGAKVANKMVAAVKEL, translated from the coding sequence TTGCATTTCCTGATACAACTGAGTTACTTCCTGGCCGCCGTTCTGTTCATCGTCGGCCTGAAGGGCATGAGTACGCCGGTCACCGCACGCCAGGGCATCATCTGGGCCGGTGTCGGCATGCTCGTCGCCGTCTTCATCACCTTTTTCCATCCGGAAATCCACGGCGTCACGAACTTCGTGCTGATCATCATCGCCATCGCCATTGGCGGCGGTCTTGCGTGGAAGACGGCCCAGACGGTGCAGATGACCGAGATGCCGCAGATGGTGGCACTCTACAACGGGATGGGTGGCGGCTCCGCCGGCGCCATCGCCGCCGTGTATCTGCTGGCAGCTCAGCGTAACCTGCTGGACACCGGGCAGAACGCCATCTACCAGTACATGGGCGCTGATGTGGCTTTCCTGGCCGTACTCGGCGGCCTGATCGGCTCGGTGGCCTTTTCCGGCTCGCTGGTTGCCTGGGCCAAGCTTGACGGCCGAATGAAGCGCAACAGCCTGGTACCACAGCAGCAGCTGGTGAACATCATCCTGTTCGCTGCCATGGTCATGGCGGGTATCTGGGTGTTCATGAGTGGCGGGGTGTTCCCCATCTTCGTGTTCTTTGCCCTGGCGCTGCTGTTCGGCGTGTTCATGGCAGTGCCCATCGGCGGTGCGGACATGCCGGTGGTGATTTCCCTATTCAACGCCCTGACCGGCCTCGCGGTTGGCTTCAAGGGCTACGTGCTGGGCAATCCGGCACTGATCATCGCCGGTACGGTGGTTGGTGCTGCCGGTATGCTGCTGACGCACCTGATGGCCAAGGCCATGAACCGGCCGATCCACAATGTGCTGTTCAGCGGCTTCGGCACCACCGGTGACAGCGGCGGCGAAGGCCCCGAGGGCGAAATGAAGGAAGTCGGCGCCGAAGACGCCGGCTACATGCTTGCCTATGCCGAGAGTGTTGTCATTGTGCCCGGCTACGGCATGGCCGTGGCCCAGGCCCAGCACAAGATCTGGGAACTGGTGCAATTGCTGCAAGAGCGGGGCGTGGACGTCAAGTTCGCGATCCACCCCGTGGCGGGGCGCATGCCGGGGCACATGAACGTGCTGCTGGCGGAAGCCGGGGTTCCTTACGATCTCATCTTCGACATGGAAGAGATCAACGAGGACTTCAAGACCACCGACGTCGCCGTGGTGATCGGCGCCAACGACGTGGTCAACCCCGCGGCGAAGAACGACGAATCCAGCCCCATCTACGGCATGCCGATCCTCAATGTGGACGAGGCGGAGAACGTGCTTGTCATCAAGCGCGGTCGAGGCACCGGTTTCTCCGGCGTGGAGAACAACCTGTTCTTCGAAGAGAACACCCGCATGGTGTTCGGCGACGGCGCCAAGGTGGCCAACAAGATGGTGGCTGCCGTCAAGGAACTCTAG
- a CDS encoding NAD(P) transhydrogenase subunit alpha — translation MIEITGFTALYIFMLSAVAGYEVISRVPVILHTPLMSGSNFIHGIVVIGAMIALGHAETPMEQLIGFIAVLLGAGNAVGGYVVTERMLEMFKSSKNDG, via the coding sequence ATGATCGAGATCACCGGTTTCACCGCCCTTTACATCTTCATGCTGTCCGCAGTGGCGGGCTATGAAGTCATTTCCCGAGTCCCTGTCATCCTGCACACGCCGCTGATGTCTGGCTCGAACTTCATCCACGGCATCGTGGTAATCGGCGCGATGATTGCGCTGGGCCACGCCGAGACACCAATGGAACAGCTGATCGGCTTCATTGCCGTGCTCCTTGGTGCAGGTAACGCCGTGGGCGGCTACGTCGTCACCGAACGCATGCTCGAGATGTTCAAGAGCAGCAAGAACGACGGATAA
- a CDS encoding Re/Si-specific NAD(P)(+) transhydrogenase subunit alpha: MAIKVAVPKESQPGERRVALVPSLFKQMEKLGVELLLEKGAGVESGFDDDAYEGVKAVTASSKAFKSADIMLKVQPPTVEEVGKLKQGSILMGFMAPHEGDTRIKELVKRKITSFSMELVPRITRAQAIDALSSQASIAGYKSVLLAANISPRLFPMLTTAAGTIKPSRVVVVGAGVAGLQAIATAKRLGAVVEAYDVRSATKEQVESLGGKFIDTGVKADGEGGYARELTKEEQAQQAKVLADHIAKADAVITTAAIPGRPAPKIIDTATVERMKRGAVVIDLAAETGGNCEVTQAGKEVDHNGVIVYGPKNVVSALCQHASEMYARNLYNLLTLIIKDGELVLDWEDQVLRDSCLTHDGEIKHGATRERLEGGKKS; encoded by the coding sequence ATGGCAATCAAGGTCGCTGTGCCGAAAGAGTCTCAGCCGGGAGAACGGCGTGTGGCTCTGGTGCCCAGCCTGTTCAAGCAGATGGAAAAGCTCGGAGTCGAGCTGCTGCTTGAAAAAGGTGCGGGCGTTGAAAGCGGATTCGATGACGACGCCTACGAGGGCGTCAAGGCCGTCACGGCCTCGAGCAAGGCCTTCAAGAGCGCGGACATCATGCTGAAGGTGCAACCGCCCACCGTGGAAGAGGTGGGCAAGCTCAAGCAAGGCAGCATCCTGATGGGCTTCATGGCGCCCCACGAAGGTGACACCCGCATCAAGGAGCTGGTCAAGCGCAAGATCACCAGCTTCTCCATGGAACTGGTGCCGCGTATCACCCGGGCACAGGCCATCGATGCGCTGTCGTCCCAGGCCTCCATCGCCGGCTACAAGTCGGTCCTGCTGGCTGCCAATATCAGCCCAAGACTGTTCCCCATGCTCACTACGGCCGCCGGCACCATCAAGCCGTCGAGAGTTGTCGTCGTGGGTGCCGGCGTGGCCGGTCTGCAGGCCATTGCAACGGCGAAGCGCCTTGGCGCGGTGGTAGAAGCCTATGACGTCCGCTCTGCCACCAAGGAGCAGGTGGAATCCCTGGGCGGCAAGTTCATCGATACCGGCGTCAAGGCCGATGGTGAGGGCGGCTACGCCCGCGAACTGACCAAGGAAGAACAGGCGCAACAGGCCAAGGTGCTCGCCGATCACATCGCCAAGGCCGATGCGGTGATCACCACGGCCGCCATTCCCGGCCGCCCGGCACCGAAGATCATTGATACCGCGACAGTCGAGCGCATGAAGCGCGGCGCAGTGGTCATTGATCTGGCCGCAGAGACCGGCGGTAACTGCGAGGTCACCCAGGCCGGCAAGGAAGTGGACCACAACGGCGTCATTGTCTATGGGCCCAAGAACGTGGTCAGCGCGCTGTGCCAGCACGCCAGCGAGATGTATGCACGCAACCTCTATAACTTGCTGACCCTCATCATCAAGGACGGCGAACTCGTTCTTGACTGGGAAGACCAGGTGCTGCGTGACAGCTGCCTGACCCATGACGGTGAAATCAAGCACGGCGCCACCCGCGAGCGCCTTGAGGGAGGGAAGAAGTCATGA
- a CDS encoding HNH endonuclease: MPLEWITYQDAVRLYYLGQVVYSCGSLLYRVRGGYNAKSGLRSVIELNSIIATEGSVQAVMKGRNGYVPPLDNKALFRRDDFLCLYCGEHYSSSRLSRDHVTPISQRGQDVWNNVVTACKRCNNYKAGRTPEQAGMELLAIPFIPTHAEYIYLKGRRILADQMEFLRAHFPRTSPLRDRKVKVYTVEGPGRH, encoded by the coding sequence ATGCCGCTGGAATGGATTACCTATCAGGACGCGGTCCGGCTCTACTACCTGGGGCAGGTTGTCTACAGTTGCGGCAGCCTGCTCTATCGTGTCCGCGGTGGCTACAACGCCAAAAGCGGGCTGCGCAGCGTTATCGAACTCAATTCGATCATTGCCACCGAGGGCAGCGTCCAGGCTGTGATGAAGGGGCGCAATGGCTACGTGCCGCCGTTGGATAACAAGGCCTTGTTCCGGCGCGACGACTTCCTCTGCCTCTATTGCGGTGAGCATTACAGCTCCTCCCGCCTGTCCCGTGACCATGTCACGCCGATCAGTCAGCGGGGGCAGGATGTCTGGAACAACGTGGTGACGGCCTGCAAGCGCTGTAACAACTACAAGGCCGGGCGTACGCCGGAGCAGGCCGGCATGGAGCTGCTCGCCATTCCGTTCATTCCCACCCACGCGGAGTACATCTACCTCAAGGGGCGGCGGATCCTCGCTGACCAGATGGAGTTTCTTCGCGCCCACTTCCCGCGCACCTCGCCGCTGCGGGACCGAAAGGTAAAGGTCTACACGGTGGAAGGCCCGGGCAGGCACTGA
- the leuA gene encoding 2-isopropylmalate synthase: MLKQPSSKYRAFAAIDIRDRTWPDKVIEQPPIWCSVDLRDGNQALIEPMNGERKHRMFAALVDIGFKEIEIGFPAASQTDFDFCRELIEQDRIPDDVTVQVLTQARPELIRRTFEALKGARRAIVHMYNSTSTVQRRVVFGLDRDGIRDIAVQGAELVRDLAAEAPETEWVFQYSPESFTGTELDYAVEVCDAVTAVWQPTPEHRVILNLPATVEMSTPNIYADQIEWFCRHVARRDSVIVSVHPHNDRGTAVAAAELAVMAGADRVEGTLFGNGERTGNVDVVTLAMNLYTQGVHPGLDFADINQVMRLAEYCNQLPVHPRHPYAGELVFTAFSGSHQDAIKKGFGAQDPDSLWEVPYLPIDPLDVGRNYEAVIRINSQSGKGGISYLMERDYGLVMPRRLQIEFSQVIQRVTDETGRELVADEIWTAFRDEYLTVNRPFELVEYREGTDAQGNDKLSATIRDDGNNHLIAAQGTGPIDAFVTALSRHVGCELQVADYTEHAVNAGANAQAVAYVEMRGPDGSTLYGVGRHANIVTASLHAVLSAVNRLAGRSVLENAGDARLQAVREGA; encoded by the coding sequence ATGTTGAAGCAACCATCATCCAAGTATCGGGCCTTCGCGGCGATCGATATACGAGACCGTACCTGGCCGGACAAGGTCATCGAGCAACCGCCCATCTGGTGCAGCGTCGACCTGCGGGACGGTAACCAGGCGCTGATCGAGCCCATGAACGGCGAGCGCAAGCATCGCATGTTCGCGGCACTGGTCGATATCGGCTTCAAGGAAATCGAGATCGGTTTCCCCGCCGCCTCCCAGACCGATTTCGACTTCTGTCGTGAACTCATCGAGCAGGATCGTATCCCCGACGATGTCACGGTCCAGGTGCTGACCCAGGCGCGGCCCGAATTGATCCGCCGGACATTCGAGGCCCTCAAGGGTGCGCGGCGCGCCATCGTTCATATGTATAACTCCACGTCTACGGTACAGCGCCGCGTTGTGTTCGGGCTGGATCGCGATGGTATTCGCGATATTGCCGTGCAGGGTGCCGAGCTGGTGCGGGATCTTGCTGCCGAAGCCCCGGAGACCGAGTGGGTTTTCCAGTACTCGCCGGAGAGCTTCACCGGCACGGAGCTGGATTACGCCGTGGAAGTCTGCGACGCGGTCACTGCGGTCTGGCAGCCGACTCCGGAGCATCGGGTCATCCTCAACCTGCCGGCCACGGTGGAGATGTCCACGCCGAACATCTATGCCGACCAGATCGAGTGGTTCTGCCGGCACGTGGCAAGGCGGGATAGCGTGATTGTCTCCGTGCACCCGCACAACGATCGCGGCACGGCGGTGGCTGCGGCCGAGCTGGCGGTGATGGCTGGCGCGGACCGGGTAGAAGGCACGTTGTTTGGTAACGGCGAGCGAACCGGCAACGTCGATGTGGTGACCCTGGCCATGAACCTCTACACCCAGGGTGTGCATCCGGGGCTCGACTTCGCGGACATCAATCAGGTCATGCGTCTGGCCGAGTACTGCAATCAATTGCCGGTTCATCCCCGGCACCCCTATGCCGGTGAGCTGGTGTTCACGGCGTTCTCAGGTTCGCACCAGGATGCCATCAAGAAGGGCTTCGGCGCCCAGGATCCGGACAGCCTGTGGGAAGTGCCCTACCTGCCCATCGATCCGCTGGATGTCGGCCGCAACTACGAAGCGGTCATTCGCATCAACAGCCAGTCCGGCAAGGGTGGTATCAGTTACCTCATGGAGCGTGACTACGGTCTGGTCATGCCACGGCGCCTGCAGATCGAGTTCAGCCAGGTGATCCAGCGGGTCACCGATGAGACCGGCCGTGAGCTGGTTGCCGATGAGATCTGGACGGCCTTCCGCGACGAATACCTCACCGTGAACCGCCCCTTCGAACTGGTGGAGTATCGCGAAGGGACGGACGCCCAGGGCAATGACAAGCTCTCGGCGACTATCCGCGATGATGGCAACAATCACCTCATCGCCGCCCAGGGCACCGGGCCCATCGACGCCTTCGTGACGGCGTTGTCGCGACATGTGGGCTGTGAACTGCAGGTAGCCGATTACACCGAGCATGCGGTGAACGCGGGTGCCAATGCCCAGGCGGTCGCCTACGTCGAGATGCGTGGTCCGGACGGTTCAACCCTGTACGGTGTCGGTCGGCACGCAAATATCGTCACTGCGTCATTGCATGCGGTGCTGAGCGCGGTCAATCGACTGGCCGGGCGTAGCGTGCTTGAGAACGCCGGCGACGCACGCCTGCAGGCAGTGCGGGAAGGCGCGTGA
- a CDS encoding 5'-3' exonuclease has protein sequence MQLYLIDASIYIFRAWFSLDDRVRDDHDNAAHAVFGYGNFLLDFLEGTRPGHALAGFDESLNTCFRNDFYPPYKANRPEAPEDLKRQIGICRDLTRGLGLLTLASDRYEADDLIGAAAERFRPAGFSMRFMTSDKDYAQLLEPGDRIWDAAGRRNLDCEGVEREMGVRSDQVADLLALAGDSVDNIPGVPGVGPKSARVLLQHFGGLEGIYESLDLVPQLPMRGAARVARLLDEHRDMAFLCRRLATIHRGAPLECTEDCIAVGPADPDLLGSLPLPGRVRRRVDARLEADRRESEPV, from the coding sequence ATGCAGCTTTACCTGATCGATGCGAGTATCTATATCTTCCGTGCCTGGTTTTCCCTGGATGACCGGGTTCGTGATGACCATGACAACGCCGCCCATGCCGTCTTCGGTTATGGCAATTTCCTCCTCGACTTCCTGGAAGGGACCCGACCCGGCCACGCCCTTGCCGGGTTCGACGAAAGCCTCAACACCTGCTTCCGCAACGACTTCTATCCACCTTACAAGGCGAACAGGCCCGAGGCGCCGGAAGATCTCAAGCGACAGATCGGTATCTGTCGTGATCTGACCCGCGGGCTCGGCTTGCTTACGCTGGCCAGTGACCGCTATGAGGCAGACGACCTCATCGGCGCGGCGGCCGAGCGTTTCCGGCCGGCGGGTTTCAGCATGCGCTTCATGACCTCCGACAAGGACTATGCCCAGCTACTGGAGCCCGGCGACCGGATCTGGGATGCGGCGGGGCGGCGTAACCTGGATTGCGAGGGGGTCGAGCGGGAGATGGGGGTGCGTTCCGACCAGGTCGCCGACCTGCTGGCACTGGCCGGAGACAGTGTCGACAACATACCCGGCGTACCGGGCGTGGGGCCGAAGTCGGCGCGGGTGCTGTTGCAGCATTTCGGAGGCTTGGAGGGGATCTACGAATCGCTGGACCTGGTGCCGCAGTTACCCATGCGCGGCGCTGCGCGAGTAGCGAGATTACTGGACGAGCACCGGGACATGGCCTTTCTCTGTCGGCGTCTGGCCACGATCCATCGCGGTGCACCGCTGGAATGTACCGAGGACTGCATCGCCGTCGGCCCCGCTGATCCAGACTTGCTCGGCTCGCTTCCGCTGCCTGGGCGCGTGCGACGTCGGGTGGATGCGAGGCTTGAAGCTGACCGCCGCGAATCCGAGCCGGTCTGA
- a CDS encoding fructosamine kinase family protein produces the protein MTPWGEIAAAIGETTDGQPVIRQRIPLSGGSINTAYRVETTVGDYFVKLNDATRLDMFQAEADGLRDLAAVDHGPRIPIVITHGVAAGRSFLVLEWINLRGRGDWAALGTALAHLHGQTGEQHGWHRDNTIGSTPQPNSQHPDWCSFFAGQRLGFQLSLAEQSGASTRLLDRGQRLQDALPALLAGHAPAPSLLHGDLWSGNVAFDESGAPVLYDPATHYGDRECDLAMSELFGRFPEACYTAYESVWPLESGYPVRRDLYQLYHVLNHFNLFGGGYAGSAQSLVDRLLAEVAG, from the coding sequence ATGACGCCCTGGGGGGAGATCGCCGCGGCGATAGGCGAGACAACCGATGGGCAGCCAGTCATTCGCCAGCGAATCCCGCTTTCCGGCGGCAGCATCAATACCGCGTACCGGGTTGAGACCACGGTTGGTGACTATTTCGTCAAGCTCAATGACGCCACGCGGCTGGACATGTTCCAGGCCGAGGCCGATGGCCTGCGCGATTTGGCGGCGGTTGATCACGGGCCGCGTATTCCGATTGTGATCACCCACGGTGTGGCGGCGGGGCGCAGCTTCCTGGTGCTGGAGTGGATCAATCTGCGTGGCCGGGGTGACTGGGCGGCGTTGGGCACGGCCCTCGCTCACTTGCACGGGCAGACGGGCGAGCAACATGGCTGGCACCGGGATAACACCATCGGTTCCACGCCGCAGCCCAATTCGCAGCACCCGGATTGGTGCAGCTTTTTCGCTGGGCAACGGCTGGGTTTTCAGTTGTCCCTTGCCGAGCAGTCCGGCGCGTCGACGCGGTTGCTGGACCGCGGCCAGCGCTTGCAGGATGCCTTGCCCGCGTTGCTGGCGGGGCATGCCCCGGCGCCGTCGCTGCTGCATGGCGACTTGTGGTCCGGCAATGTCGCCTTCGACGAGTCCGGTGCCCCGGTGCTCTATGATCCGGCCACGCACTACGGAGACCGGGAGTGCGATCTTGCCATGAGCGAGCTGTTCGGCCGCTTTCCCGAGGCGTGCTACACCGCCTACGAGTCCGTCTGGCCCCTCGAGTCGGGCTACCCGGTGCGCCGGGATCTCTACCAGCTCTACCACGTGCTCAATCACTTCAACCTGTTCGGCGGCGGCTACGCCGGGAGTGCCCAGAGCCTTGTTGACCGGTTGCTGGCGGAGGTTGCGGGGTGA
- a CDS encoding carbohydrate kinase family protein, with the protein MTALISGSLAYDTIMVFRDRFKNHVLPEQVHILNVSFLVEELRKEFGGCAGNIAYNLKLLGGEPLPVATVGADFSDYTDWMEKWGISQRFVRVLDDHYTAQAYITTDLDDNQITAFHPGAMGLAHIVDIPTDAGARIGIVAPNGRDGMLQHARQFKEAGIPFIFDPGQGLPLFDGDELLTMVDQATWVAVNDYESRLLEERIGQPVGELARRTQGLVVTKGAEGSHIYTDGRRIDIPPVKPSAVVDPTGCGDAYRAGLLFGLMRELDWETTGRIASLMGSIKVARHGTQNHHFSMDDFRAWYRDAFGADLNG; encoded by the coding sequence ATGACAGCATTGATCAGCGGGTCGCTGGCCTATGACACGATCATGGTGTTCCGCGACCGCTTCAAGAACCACGTGTTGCCGGAGCAGGTGCACATTCTCAACGTCTCTTTCCTGGTGGAGGAGCTGCGCAAGGAGTTCGGCGGCTGCGCCGGCAATATTGCCTACAACCTGAAGCTGCTGGGCGGCGAGCCATTGCCGGTAGCGACAGTGGGCGCGGATTTCTCCGATTACACCGACTGGATGGAAAAATGGGGGATCTCCCAGCGCTTCGTGCGCGTGCTGGATGATCACTACACCGCGCAGGCCTACATCACCACCGATCTGGACGACAACCAGATCACCGCCTTTCACCCCGGCGCCATGGGGCTGGCGCATATCGTTGACATCCCCACGGACGCCGGCGCCCGTATCGGCATCGTCGCGCCCAACGGCCGTGACGGCATGCTGCAGCATGCGCGGCAGTTCAAGGAAGCAGGCATCCCGTTCATATTCGATCCCGGCCAGGGGCTGCCGCTGTTCGATGGAGACGAACTGCTGACCATGGTGGATCAGGCCACCTGGGTTGCCGTGAACGACTACGAGTCGCGGCTGCTGGAGGAGCGCATCGGTCAGCCCGTGGGCGAGCTGGCGCGCCGCACCCAGGGGCTGGTGGTCACGAAGGGCGCGGAAGGCTCGCACATCTATACCGACGGACGGCGCATCGACATCCCCCCGGTGAAGCCCAGCGCCGTGGTCGACCCCACCGGATGCGGCGACGCCTACCGCGCCGGGCTGCTATTCGGCCTGATGCGGGAACTCGACTGGGAGACCACTGGCCGAATCGCATCCCTGATGGGCTCCATCAAGGTGGCGCGACACGGCACCCAGAATCACCATTTCAGCATGGACGATTTTCGCGCCTGGTACCGGGACGCCTTCGGCGCAGATCTCAACGGATAA